The genomic segment CCCAGGGTTCAGCATCAGGGGGTAAAAGATTGGCAATTGGATCACCAACTGCCTGCATCATCAAAAAAACGAGAATTGTAATAACAAATAATACCAGTATAATCTGTCCGATACGTTTACTGATATATTCCAACACCTCTACTCCCTCCTAACTACTCTATAGATTAATTATGATTAAACTGCAAAAAGCTAATTTTGAGCGACATAGAAATTTTTCGTTAAACCATCTTAGTGAGATTTCAGTCGAAATAAGGCCTCATCACAGGATGTGATGAGCTAATCAAAGGCCAGGAGGGCCCTTTGATTAGTGTGCCTTATTTCGACTGAAATCAAACTTTAGATGGTTCGAAAAATTTCTATGGTTCGAAAAATTTCTTTTGAAGCGAAAAATTAGCTTTTTGCAGTAAAATCCCTCATAAATTAAGTATAAAAGCTATTTTAATTTAATCTCATAAGCTTTGATATATTTATCAGGCCTTGGTGTCCAGATTACATAATCGGCAATAGCATAAATATCTTCTTGATAATGGAGAGGTATTTGTGCTACATCCTCTATAGCAACTTTAACAGCTTGCTGCATAATTTTTAATCTCTTTTCTGGGTCTATTGTTCTAGCTGCTTCTTCTACTAGACGGTCAACTTCAGGATTGCTATAATTACCCATATTAAATCGTCCATACCTACCCTCAGGAGTGTGTAAAAGTCCTTCTAAAGTTCCGCTTCCATCTCCATCTGAATTCATCCAGCCTAACAGATAAAAATCTGTATCCCTGGCCAGTATTTTCTTGAAATAAGAAGATTTTGGTTGAATCTGTAAATTAACTTTAATTCCTACTTTTGCCAATTGGATAGCTATAGCCTGAGCTATTTGAGCATCATTAACATAACGATCATTTGGAGCATCCAGAGTAATAGTAAATCCGTCGGGATATCCAGCTTCTTTTAATAATTCACGGGCCTTTTCAGGGTTATATTCAAGCCGCTTAATTTCGGGATTATATCCAAAAACGGTCTCGGGGAAAAATTGTCCTGCTGGATATGCATGACCGTTCATCACATATCGGACAATCTCATCTTCATTAATCGCATGATATACCGCCTTACGAACTCGAAGATCTGCAAATGGACCCTTTTCTGTATTCATACCCAAAAAGATCAATCGCAAACTTGGTCTAGCAATTACATGAATATTTTTAGCTTTTTTAATCTTTTCAACATCCCGAACTGGTAAATCAATAAGAATATCTACTTCTCCACTCATCAAAGCCGCAACCCGGGTCGCTGCATTGGGAATTGGTTTGAAAACAACTTTTTCAATTTCAGCTTTACCTTTCCAATACTTATCGAATGCAGTTAAAACCAAAACATTATCCTTAACCCATTTTTCCAACTTATAAGGGCCAGTTCCATTTGGATGAAGGGCCAGATACTGATCATCATGCTCTTCTACATACTCTTTTGAATAAATAAACACACTTTTTAATTTTCTCGGTAAAACGGGAAAAGGATATTCTGTTTTTATCTCAACAGTATAAGGGTCGATTGCCCTTACTGAAGTTATTGTTGAGAAATTGGATTTGAACTGAGATTTTGGATGGTTCATAACCCGATTTAGAGTAAACACAACATCCTCTGCATCAAATGTATCACCATTATGGAAATAAACCCCTCGACGAAGGTGAAAAATCCAGGTGAGATCATCGGGATTCTCCCAGGATTCTGCTAACCCAGGAACTATCTCCATTTTACTGTTAACTTCAGTTAATGCTTCAAAAATATTTGAATTAATGGAAAGAGTGGGGGTCTCATTAAACATGTGAGGATCTAAAGTGAGGGCATCTGAACTGGTAGCAATAATAATTTGATTTTTTTCCGCCTGTACACTAAAGGTAAAACCAACTACAAAAGTGATGAAAGTAAAAATAACAGCTAAAGATAACTTCTTTTGCATACTTCTCGCCTCCTACATTCTTTATATTTTTTTTCGCTATCATGTTTACTACTTTACTAACTACTCTTCTACTCACTTAAAAATCCTTTCACTAATCACCTCCTCTTTATTAAACCCTCAATTAATATAAAAATGTTACATAACTATTCACTTTTTTTCGTAAAAGTCCTGCCCGTTTTTAAAAAGTTATAATATTTAGTATTTTCAAATAGTTTTTTGGTAATTGATTATCAATTTTTTTAAAGACTATATAATTAAAAAAACCGCCAATCTCGAATGATTGACGGTCCTTTTACATATTTATTCTTCCCATGGAATCTCAATATCTAAAAGTGGTGCGTGCTGCTGTGCACCATACACATCTGTTTCACCCAAAGCCCCAGAAGGTCTTGGACGAACAATGGTAGCTTTGATTGCACGCGCTGGATCATAATTGATTACTGAAATAACATTCTTGATCGGGATATTGTATAGCCGGGCAATTAACTCAGGAGTAATCACATTAGACTCTTTCACCTTCTGATATATCTCATCAGATTTGAAAATAAAATCAAAAGTCAACTGATATGGCCCTGCATTTTTACTTCTAATTACAGCAGCCAGTTCGGTAATTTTCCGCTTAGTCATGGCCATACCCCCTTACATATCTTCATAGTGGATGGAGCAAAGTTCCAATGGATCATCCACTATAAGAAGGTAATTTAGACAAAATTCATATACTTCCCCTGCTTTCAGATCAGAAGGTGAATAGGGAAAAGCCAGATTTCCGGCTGTAGCCACCCGGCCAGGATAACCATAATGAAGCATTGTAGAACGGGCAAAACTACAGATTGTATTTGCCAGTTCCTGAGTTTTTGCCACCACATCAATGATTATTCCCAACTCATGGCTAATTACACCTTTTAATGGCTCCAGATCACCCATGACACCGTTTTTACCATAAATCTTAAAAATAAGCGAATAATCGGAAGGATCTATATCATCAAAGTTTTCTTCCACTGTCTTCCGAACAGCTTTAATAATATCATCAATCTGGCTGATCATAATTGGATCCCGGGTTCCTGCAATAGAAAGAGTACGGTAACCTATAAGACGGGCTGCTTCCAATTTGATAGTATATTGCTCTCCTGGAATAAATCGACTTCCTGTCACCTTTACTCTTCTTTCATCCAACTGTTCAAAATTACATCCTGTCAGATCAAGGACTCCTCCTGGGCCGTGCAATTTCAGTGGATTACTCTTTTCATAAAGAGTATGAGCTGCTACAGAGACAGTGGTACATCTCCGCTTCTCATTCAAAGGCTCTAAAATGAAGTAATTTTCACCTAAAGTTCCAAACATACAGTCACTTCCACTTCCAGGATCGGAAGCGATGGCTGCACATTCCAGAATCTTACCCATATGAAAAGCCAGTCCAGGATCAAAACCCTTCATAATCCCCATGGCAGCAAAGACAGTCGGGTCATAAACCCGGCCAGCAATAATCACATCAGCATCATTTTTCAATGCCTCAATAATAGGTTCAACTCCCATCTGGCCAACAACCCGAACTGCTTCATCTAATTCAGCCAGATAATTATCCTCATCATGTTCTAAGGGTAATACCCGGTCCTTATCATAATAACTACGTAATGTCTCTTTATCAATCTCACTATTGATATAGGCCAATTTAAAATGTAAATCTTCTTCTTTCGCAATCTCCCTCACAATATCAAGACACCAGTTTAAATGCTCATTTGCCCCTGAACCTCCCGCTGTACCTACAATAACGGGAATCTTCCGCTCTACACCCGCTTTTAACATCAGCTTTAAATCACGCTTGACAGCAGTACGGTCAGTAAACGATTTACCTGCACCGAGATAATAAGGTCCAGGATCTGTAGATCCTGCATCAACAGCAATCAAATCAGGATTCTTTGCCAGACCCTTTTTAAATGATTCTATAGGAAAGCCGTATCCTAAAATAGCGGTGGGTGATAAAACACGAATCTCTTTGCCCATAACGGTACCTCCTTATAAAATCTCATACAACACCAAGAGACCGAAATAAATTTATGATTAAACTGCAAAAAGCTAATTTTGAGCGACATAGAAATTTTTCGTTAAACCATCTTAGTGAGATTTCAGTCGAAATAAGGCCTCATCACAGGATGTGATGAGCTAATCAAGGGTCAGGAGGACCCATTGATTAGTGTGCCTTATTTCGACTGAAATCGAACTTTAGATGGTTCGAAAAATTTCTCTTGAAGCGAAAAATTAGCTTTTTGCAGTAAAATCTTTTATTAACTTATTACCCCCTCTTTTCGAGCTTTAATCAATGTGATAACACGCTGCATTTCATTATAAACTATCATAAGACCTTCATCTACTCCCATTCCGGGCTTGGCCAGAATCTGGGTTGGTTGGGTAGCAATGGCGATATTGGTACAGATTTGAGCAGAGCGGTCTGTTTCATTACAGGTTCCACCTTCATAAGCACCCACCCCATGCTCTTTACAATAAAGTATGGCCTCAATAACGTTATTAATTCCTCCCAAATCCGGAGTCTTAATCTGTACCATATGACAGGCTTCTTCATCTACAAAGAGTTTAA from the Anoxybacter fermentans genome contains:
- a CDS encoding ABC transporter substrate-binding protein, producing MQKKLSLAVIFTFITFVVGFTFSVQAEKNQIIIATSSDALTLDPHMFNETPTLSINSNIFEALTEVNSKMEIVPGLAESWENPDDLTWIFHLRRGVYFHNGDTFDAEDVVFTLNRVMNHPKSQFKSNFSTITSVRAIDPYTVEIKTEYPFPVLPRKLKSVFIYSKEYVEEHDDQYLALHPNGTGPYKLEKWVKDNVLVLTAFDKYWKGKAEIEKVVFKPIPNAATRVAALMSGEVDILIDLPVRDVEKIKKAKNIHVIARPSLRLIFLGMNTEKGPFADLRVRKAVYHAINEDEIVRYVMNGHAYPAGQFFPETVFGYNPEIKRLEYNPEKARELLKEAGYPDGFTITLDAPNDRYVNDAQIAQAIAIQLAKVGIKVNLQIQPKSSYFKKILARDTDFYLLGWMNSDGDGSGTLEGLLHTPEGRYGRFNMGNYSNPEVDRLVEEAARTIDPEKRLKIMQQAVKVAIEDVAQIPLHYQEDIYAIADYVIWTPRPDKYIKAYEIKLK
- a CDS encoding DUF4387 domain-containing protein encodes the protein MTKRKITELAAVIRSKNAGPYQLTFDFIFKSDEIYQKVKESNVITPELIARLYNIPIKNVISVINYDPARAIKATIVRPRPSGALGETDVYGAQQHAPLLDIEIPWEE
- a CDS encoding acyclic terpene utilization AtuA family protein — encoded protein: MGKEIRVLSPTAILGYGFPIESFKKGLAKNPDLIAVDAGSTDPGPYYLGAGKSFTDRTAVKRDLKLMLKAGVERKIPVIVGTAGGSGANEHLNWCLDIVREIAKEEDLHFKLAYINSEIDKETLRSYYDKDRVLPLEHDEDNYLAELDEAVRVVGQMGVEPIIEALKNDADVIIAGRVYDPTVFAAMGIMKGFDPGLAFHMGKILECAAIASDPGSGSDCMFGTLGENYFILEPLNEKRRCTTVSVAAHTLYEKSNPLKLHGPGGVLDLTGCNFEQLDERRVKVTGSRFIPGEQYTIKLEAARLIGYRTLSIAGTRDPIMISQIDDIIKAVRKTVEENFDDIDPSDYSLIFKIYGKNGVMGDLEPLKGVISHELGIIIDVVAKTQELANTICSFARSTMLHYGYPGRVATAGNLAFPYSPSDLKAGEVYEFCLNYLLIVDDPLELCSIHYEDM